Proteins found in one Muntiacus reevesi chromosome 2, mMunRee1.1, whole genome shotgun sequence genomic segment:
- the LOC136157548 gene encoding zinc finger protein 724-like, with translation MDIGEKAYNCYYYGKVVNQSSKLIQQQIIQSKRKHCKCHTCGKVFSNSPNRSRHRKVHTGRKQFKCTACGQTFNQSSYLTEHLGMHAGERPYKCTACGKAFKRSSDLTEHQRVHTGERPYKCASCGKAFKQSSALTEHQRIHTGERPYKCTACGKTFKRSPTLTQHHRIHTGERLYKCTACGKAFKRSSTLTEHHRIHTRERPYKCTDCGKAFINYLFLTRHQRIHTGERPYECTACGKAFKQSSDLTQHQRIHTGERPYKCTECGKAFIRSYVLTRHLRIHTGERPYKCTACGKAFKEISTLTQHQRIHTGERPYKCTACDKAFKKSSDLTQHQRIHTRERPSKCTDCGKAFINYSLLTQHHRIHTGERPYKCTACGKAFSQSSGLSRHQRVHAAEKC, from the exons ATGGATATTGGAGAGAAGGCTTATAATTGCTATTATTATGGTAAAGTTGTTAACCAGTCTTCAAAACTTATTCAACAGCAGATAATTCAGAGTAAGCGGAAACATTGCAAGTGTCATACATGTGGAAAAGTCTTTAGTAACTCACCCAATCGAAGTAGACATAGGAAAGTTCATACAGgaaggaaacaattcaaatgtacagcatgtggccaAACCTTTAATCAGAGTTCATATTTAACTGAACATCTGGGAATGCAtgctggggagagaccttataaatgtacagcatgtggcaaggcttttaagcggAGTTCAGATTTAACTGAACATCAGCGagtccatactggggagagaccttataaatgtgcgTCATGTGGGAAGGCTTTTAAGCAAAGTTCAGCTTTAActgaacatcagcgaatccatactggggagagaccttataaatgtacagcatgtggcaagacTTTTAAGCGGAGCCCAACTTTAACTCAACATCatcgaatccatactggggagagactttataaatgtacagcatgcgGCAAGGCTTTTAAGCGGAGTTCAACTTTAACTGAACATCACCGAATCCATActagggagagaccttataaatgtacagactgtggcaaagcctttatcaattatttatttcttactcGAC ATCAGCGAAtacatactggggagagaccttatgaatgtacagcatgtggcaaggcttttaagcagagttcagatttaactcaacatcagcgaatccatactggagAAAGACCTTATAAAtgcacagaatgtggcaaagcctttatccgtTCTTATGTTCTTACTCGACATctgcgaatccatactggggagagaccttataaatgtacagcatgtggcaaggcttttaaggaGATTTCAACtttaactcaacatcagcgaatccatactggggagaggccctataaatgtacagcatgtgacAAGGCTTTTAAGAAAAGTTCAGAtttaactcaacatcagcgaatccacaCTAGGGAGAGACCTTCTAAATGTACAgactgtggcaaagcctttatcaaTTATTCACTTCTTACTCAACATCaccgaatccatactggggagagaccttataaatgtacagcatgtggcaaggccTTTTCCCAGAGTTCAGGTCTTTCTCGACATCAGAGAGTTCATGCTGCAGAGAAATGTTAG